One segment of Stappia sp. 28M-7 DNA contains the following:
- a CDS encoding methyl-accepting chemotaxis protein — MRIITYILAGGCAALATSVALIYSVNETSVATQHVAEAIDLKYKSYLLADEMRQGSDDLTRLARTYVATGDPAYEQQYNDILAIRDGKKPKPEAYHRIYWDFVAAGNAKPRPDGQPVELLGEMRALGFTEAEFDLLNEAKKNSDGLVALEVEAMNYVKGLDKDGKPISADDPLYPIRMLHSRQYHEFKAGIMTPVDKFYQLMESRTQAAVDEAEASRSAAQTLLFASVLATLMTLAGIVGIVYFRVLRSMNGLGDEMTAVASGEIDTSIRALGRKDEIGEMAVSLEAFRQSLIDKRRMEERQQEETAAMNQRLVDERNRIASSFQERVSSIFRELAGSVHDLQSMSGELKQSAQATDTESRSSLAATSEAGSAAQTVASATTELTSSLAEISSRIADVKTRIGSATGMSSEASDNMTRLDQMAESIGTVVGLIQDIAEQTNLLALNATIEAARAGESGKGFAVVASEVKTLASQTARATEDIRNQIEAIQTSTTSSVTSINSINSIMVEIQGFIDDLAYSVQQQEEATGEIAQAAQVSTSNTETLTLSVNKVGEMTQDNSLLADKLQEEAETLNRRAGQLQTAIDSFVSEASGKAA, encoded by the coding sequence ATGCGCATAATTACCTACATCCTTGCAGGGGGATGTGCGGCACTGGCGACGTCGGTCGCCCTGATCTACTCCGTCAACGAAACAAGTGTCGCGACGCAGCACGTCGCCGAGGCAATTGATCTCAAGTACAAATCATATCTGCTCGCAGATGAAATGCGCCAGGGCTCGGACGATCTCACGCGGCTCGCGCGAACCTATGTCGCGACAGGCGATCCCGCCTACGAGCAGCAATACAACGACATCCTCGCCATTCGGGACGGCAAGAAGCCCAAGCCGGAAGCCTATCACCGGATCTACTGGGACTTCGTTGCAGCCGGCAACGCCAAGCCCCGCCCGGACGGCCAGCCGGTCGAACTGCTCGGCGAGATGCGCGCCCTCGGCTTCACCGAGGCGGAATTCGACCTGCTGAACGAGGCCAAGAAGAATTCGGACGGTCTCGTCGCGCTTGAGGTCGAGGCGATGAATTACGTGAAGGGCCTGGACAAGGACGGCAAGCCCATCAGCGCCGACGATCCCCTCTACCCGATCCGGATGCTGCACAGCAGGCAGTATCACGAGTTCAAGGCCGGGATCATGACGCCCGTCGACAAGTTCTACCAGCTCATGGAGTCGCGTACCCAGGCAGCGGTAGACGAGGCCGAGGCGTCCAGGAGTGCGGCCCAGACGCTGCTGTTTGCCAGCGTTCTGGCAACACTCATGACGCTCGCCGGTATTGTCGGCATCGTCTATTTCCGGGTGCTGCGCAGCATGAACGGCCTCGGCGACGAGATGACGGCCGTGGCGTCCGGCGAGATCGATACCAGCATCCGCGCGCTCGGGCGCAAGGACGAGATCGGCGAGATGGCGGTTTCACTCGAGGCCTTCCGTCAGTCGCTGATCGACAAGCGGCGCATGGAGGAACGCCAGCAGGAAGAGACGGCCGCGATGAACCAGCGCCTCGTCGACGAGCGCAACCGGATCGCCAGCAGCTTTCAGGAACGTGTTTCCTCGATCTTTCGCGAGCTGGCCGGCTCCGTTCACGACCTGCAGAGCATGTCTGGTGAATTGAAGCAGTCTGCGCAGGCGACGGACACGGAGTCCCGCAGTTCGCTGGCCGCAACCAGCGAGGCAGGGTCGGCCGCACAGACCGTGGCATCGGCCACGACCGAATTGACTTCGTCGCTTGCCGAGATTTCGTCCCGCATCGCCGACGTGAAGACGCGGATCGGGTCCGCGACCGGAATGTCGTCGGAAGCGAGCGACAACATGACCCGCCTCGACCAGATGGCCGAGAGCATCGGCACCGTGGTCGGATTGATCCAGGACATCGCCGAGCAGACCAATCTCCTGGCGCTGAACGCAACGATCGAGGCGGCACGGGCCGGAGAATCCGGCAAGGGCTTCGCGGTCGTCGCCTCGGAGGTCAAGACGCTCGCCAGCCAGACCGCGCGTGCCACCGAGGATATCCGCAACCAGATCGAGGCCATCCAGACGTCCACCACGTCGTCGGTCACGTCGATCAACTCGATCAACAGCATCATGGTCGAGATCCAGGGCTTCATCGACGACCTCGCCTACTCGGTCCAGCAGCAGGAAGAGGCGACAGGCGAGATCGCCCAGGCGGCCCAGGTTTCGACGAGCAACACCGAAACCCTGACGCTCTCCGTCAACAAGGTCGGCGAAATGACGCAGGACAACAGTCTTCTGGCCGACAAGCTGCAGGAGGAAGCCGAGACGCTGAACCGGCGGGCGGGCCAATTGCAGACGGCGATCGACAGCTTCGTTTCGGAGGCAAGCGGCAAGGCAGCCTGA
- a CDS encoding YafY family protein produces the protein MKVFRLFSLLDRLRSAGGPVSAEELARALEVSPRTIYRDMATLQAMGAPVRGEAGIGYQMERGYFLPPLSFDEEEMEAIALGMRLVRARGDAPLREAALRVSGKIGAASGDAGGEAALHLPLRAVTRERPQAETANRWLPGLRRAIRRQRMLQLAYVDLGGRESRRRVRPLGLTVFDEVWLLTGWCEERGDFRNFRLDRITAVEETGERALSERGRRFEDYLASL, from the coding sequence ATGAAGGTGTTTCGTCTGTTCTCCCTGCTCGACCGCTTGCGCAGCGCCGGCGGCCCGGTGTCCGCCGAGGAACTGGCCCGCGCGCTCGAGGTGTCGCCGCGCACGATCTACCGCGACATGGCCACGCTTCAGGCGATGGGGGCGCCGGTGCGGGGCGAAGCGGGCATCGGCTACCAGATGGAGCGCGGTTACTTCCTGCCCCCGCTCAGCTTCGACGAGGAGGAGATGGAGGCGATTGCGCTCGGCATGCGGCTGGTGAGGGCGCGGGGCGATGCGCCCTTGCGCGAGGCCGCCTTGCGGGTTTCCGGCAAGATCGGAGCGGCCTCGGGCGATGCGGGCGGGGAGGCGGCCCTGCACCTACCGCTGCGCGCGGTGACGCGCGAGCGCCCGCAGGCGGAGACCGCCAATCGCTGGCTGCCGGGGCTGCGCCGTGCCATCCGCCGGCAGCGGATGCTTCAGCTCGCCTATGTGGATCTCGGCGGTCGGGAGAGCCGCAGGCGGGTGCGCCCGCTCGGCCTCACGGTGTTCGACGAGGTCTGGCTGCTGACCGGCTGGTGCGAGGAGCGCGGCGACTTCCGCAATTTCCGCCTCGACCGCATCACGGCCGTGGAGGAGACGGGCGAGCGGGCACTGAGCGAGCGCGGGCGGCGGTTCGAGGACTATCTTGCGAGCTTGTGA
- a CDS encoding DNA helicase → MHLSAPLYRLKREARLLSREAGIPLAAALDRIAAREGHARWSLLAQRAAERSPAALIHPRLRPGEMILVAARPGQGKTLLALELGVEAMKAGNRAAVFTLEYVEREVEARLERLGARGALKDLLALDCSDGICSARITGRLQGCAPGTLAVIDYLQILDQRRDTPDLQTQVAELSAFARRSGAVLVFVSQVDRTFDPALKPLPDLADLRLPNPLDLSLFDRAVFLQAGRLRVVQCGGEGK, encoded by the coding sequence ATGCACCTGTCCGCACCCCTTTACCGCCTCAAGCGCGAGGCGCGCCTTCTGTCCCGCGAGGCGGGAATTCCCCTTGCCGCCGCGCTCGACCGCATCGCTGCCCGCGAGGGGCATGCCCGCTGGAGCCTGCTGGCGCAGCGCGCCGCCGAGCGCTCGCCCGCCGCGCTGATCCATCCCCGCCTTCGCCCCGGCGAGATGATCCTCGTCGCCGCCCGTCCCGGCCAGGGCAAGACGCTTCTGGCGCTCGAACTGGGCGTCGAGGCGATGAAGGCCGGCAACCGCGCCGCCGTCTTCACGCTGGAATATGTAGAGCGCGAGGTGGAGGCGCGGCTCGAGCGGCTCGGCGCGCGGGGGGCGCTCAAGGATCTCCTCGCGCTCGATTGTTCCGACGGGATCTGCTCGGCCCGCATCACCGGGCGGCTGCAGGGCTGCGCGCCCGGCACGCTCGCGGTGATCGACTACCTGCAGATCCTCGACCAGCGGCGCGATACGCCGGACCTTCAGACGCAGGTCGCGGAGCTCTCCGCCTTCGCCCGGCGGTCCGGCGCGGTGCTCGTCTTCGTCTCGCAGGTCGACCGCACCTTCGATCCGGCGCTGAAACCCTTGCCGGACCTTGCCGACCTGCGCCTGCCCAATCCGCTCGATCTTTCCCTGTTCGACCGGGCGGTGTTTCTGCAGGCGGGACGGCTGCGAGTTGTGCAATGCGGGGGCGAGGGGAAGTGA
- a CDS encoding aldo/keto reductase, whose product MNHHLTLGGIDIPVLGLGTWPLKDEPCRDIVRAALESGWDHVDTAAMYANEKAVGAGLRASGRARDSYHVTTKVWHDNLDPEKLIRSCEDSLDRLGLDHVDLFLIHWPNPRVPLNEQIEALLELRQRGWTRAVGVSNFTAAMVREAQDLAKGQLVANQVEYHPFLSQKRVRAALEAAGMALIAYSPIAKGRVIGNETIRDIAKRYGKSEVQVTLRWLLQQENTIAIPKTGTPARLAENAAVFDFELDEAEMAAISALGSAEGRGIDPDWAPDWDKE is encoded by the coding sequence ATGAACCACCATCTCACTCTCGGCGGCATCGACATCCCGGTGCTGGGGCTCGGGACCTGGCCGCTGAAGGACGAGCCGTGCCGCGACATCGTCCGCGCCGCGCTGGAAAGCGGCTGGGACCATGTGGACACGGCGGCGATGTATGCCAACGAGAAGGCGGTGGGCGCGGGCCTGCGCGCCTCGGGCCGCGCCCGCGACAGCTACCACGTGACGACCAAGGTCTGGCACGACAACCTGGACCCGGAAAAGCTGATCCGCTCCTGCGAGGACAGCCTCGACCGACTGGGGCTCGATCATGTCGACCTGTTCCTGATCCACTGGCCCAACCCGCGGGTGCCGCTGAACGAGCAGATCGAGGCGCTGCTGGAGCTGCGCCAGCGCGGCTGGACGCGCGCCGTCGGCGTTTCCAACTTCACCGCCGCCATGGTGCGCGAGGCGCAGGACCTCGCAAAGGGGCAGCTCGTCGCCAACCAGGTGGAGTACCATCCGTTCCTGTCGCAGAAGCGGGTGCGCGCGGCGCTGGAGGCCGCCGGCATGGCGCTGATCGCCTATTCGCCCATCGCCAAGGGCCGCGTCATCGGCAACGAGACGATCCGCGACATCGCCAAGCGCTACGGCAAGAGCGAGGTGCAGGTGACGCTGCGCTGGCTGCTGCAGCAGGAAAACACCATTGCCATCCCCAAGACCGGCACGCCGGCGCGGCTGGCCGAAAACGCCGCCGTCTTCGACTTCGAGCTGGACGAGGCCGAGATGGCGGCGATCTCCGCGCTCGGCAGCGCGGAGGGACGCGGCATCGACCCGGACTGGGCGCCCGACTGGGACAAGGAATAG
- a CDS encoding ATP-dependent Clp protease proteolytic subunit — MTIKPNDVPSRLDDEDDDEKTKTPPSIQVDKHLFDARTVLITGPINQELARDVCARLLAMAQVSNDPITVIVSSPGGHVESGDMIHDTIKFISPEVRILGMGWVASAGALIYISVPKERRYCTPNTRFLLHQPSGGAGGQASDIEIQAREILKMRDRLNKLFAAATGQPMERIEKDTDRDYWMGPDEAMSYGLVGKVAASVSDLD, encoded by the coding sequence ATGACCATCAAGCCGAACGATGTGCCGAGCCGCCTCGACGACGAGGACGACGACGAGAAGACCAAGACGCCGCCTTCGATCCAGGTCGACAAGCATCTGTTCGACGCCCGCACGGTGCTGATCACCGGCCCGATCAACCAGGAACTGGCGCGCGACGTCTGCGCCCGCCTGCTGGCGATGGCGCAGGTCTCCAACGACCCGATCACCGTGATCGTGTCCTCGCCCGGCGGCCATGTCGAGTCGGGCGACATGATCCACGACACCATCAAGTTCATCAGCCCGGAAGTGCGCATCCTCGGCATGGGCTGGGTGGCGAGCGCCGGCGCGCTGATCTACATCTCGGTGCCCAAGGAGCGCCGTTACTGCACGCCGAACACCCGCTTCCTGCTTCATCAACCGTCCGGCGGCGCCGGCGGCCAGGCTTCCGATATCGAGATCCAGGCACGCGAGATCCTCAAGATGCGCGACCGCCTGAACAAGCTCTTCGCGGCGGCCACCGGCCAGCCGATGGAGCGGATCGAGAAGGACACGGACCGCGACTACTGGATGGGCCCGGACGAGGCCATGAGCTACGGCCTGGTCGGCAAGGTCGCGGCCTCGGTCAGCGACCTCGACTGA